In Setaria italica strain Yugu1 chromosome IX, Setaria_italica_v2.0, whole genome shotgun sequence, the genomic stretch NNNNNNNNNNNNNNNNNNNNNNNNNNNNNNNNNNNNNNNNNNNNNNNNNNNNNNNNNNNNNNNNNNNNNNNNNNNNNNNNNNNNNNNNNNNNNNNNNNNNNNNNNNNNNNNNNNNNNNNNNGAGCATTGATAATCACGCTTCAGGAGTTACCCTCCGATACTCATTCCGCCTCACAGGCTTCCCTATGCATCAGCGCGATCTAAGCTAGCCGCTAATATCTCTCGTCAACGGCGACATGGCATGTATACAACGATGTCATGGCTCGTCTGATAGCATCTTCATCCACGTGAGAGCTCGGCACCTCTGACCTAGGGCACGCGACCGATTATCGCCGCAGTAGGAGTACTCGGCCTATCTCTGTACGTCTCCgcacccatagggtcacaccaTTACGGGGCgcgaagcccaattcagatgtgatcttAGTTGGATTAGTCGAAAAGAAGTAAGCGCCTTGCAACCAGTGGCGGGTTAGGATCCTCTTTTAGGAGACGTGTGTTCAAACCCCAGTGTTGAACCGTACGGCgtagatagctcggcgccaagatctacggcgccaagcttggcgccaagatccatggcgccaaggcttggcgccatcatggctggcgccaagcccctgccatgtcggcatccgcgtcagcagctgcgcaaagaccttggcgccaggatggctggcgccgagacgttgtagctaggcgccagcgtggatggcgccaagctaagggtccatttttggaattggttccgccaggggcctatttgtgagaatctttcccaaaaaaggctaaaaaataaaaaagtcgcCAAAATATCCGGTTCCTCAACTTTTATTTTATCAAACATATCCTTGTGTTGATATAGCTTCATATTAACGTGAAACTAATGCAAAATGTTATTTTTGCCCTTagctcctccttccccttctcaaTTTCCATTATACATTAACAGTATTATACAAAATAAGTATGagcatatatatgtgtgtgtttACTAAGAAAGTACGAATACATGCTTCATGTGTACCGTACCACAAGTATATGAGCACGTGCCAACTTTAGAGTATGTGTACATACACCAAGTTATGTATATCATGAAAGAATATGAGCACATACATTTTGCATATCAAAATTTAATCATATGAGCACATGCATGATTTTAAAAGAGTATGAGTACATACATTTTAGAAACTATATTTtatattaattaaaaaaatatattattgtgTGTACGTATCAAGGGAGTATGAGCATATACATGTTTAGCTTACATgagccaagggtaaaatggacttttcacATTAGTCTCCTCTAAGATATAGCACCACATCAGCACAAGAATAAGTTTGACTCGAAAATAAAAATTGAGGGACTAAATTAACTTATTTGAAAGTTGACGGACGAATTAAAGTTTAGGAATCAAAGACctattttaccttttttttatatgtGCGTAGCTCGTCCTGATCCACACAAACAAGGTCCTTGTCCTGATCTACATAAACAAGATCTTATTTGGATCATTTAGTACTAAAACTTAGTAACTAAGTTTAGCACTTCCACTTATTAGCGCTTTCGTTTGGAGATTAGTGAGttaaaattcataaaatatcACTTTTGTATCTTatctcctcacctcctcctTTCTCCTCTTCCCCTTTTGATCTTTTCACGAGCCATTAGCATCTCTCTCGTAGCTAATACATTTATATCTTTTTGAGGGTGATAAAGTTAATACTTCCGTTAGTACgtctgtttggatggactaatgaaaaagtgttaaacttttttatttttagccCTTCCAAATAGGGCCTGACGGATTGGATCGAATCCGAACTGCTGGCGTCACGAAGAGTCGGTGAAATAATCCGTCAGCCAACAAGCGAGATCCCGACGGCACACTAATTAACGTCCACACAGGCCGGACGATGACGAGAGAGGTGCTGCAAATTGCACAGCATGCGTCACGGAATTGAATTAGCAGCTAGCAATAGCATGCATGTATACAAGAGTACTGAATGCCCTAACACACTTTGTCAGTGTCGTCTTCTTCTCTGGGGATGTGGCGCTCTTCTCTTCAGCGTGTGAGCGTGGCTACCGACGGTGCCAGCGCTAGAAAACTCTTGAGTGCCGGCGCATGCATGTAGCTGTGTGACATGTACTGTGTACGTGTTCATTGTTTGAGACAACGGTGGATCCCATTCCTTTTCTCTCTGGTCTCGTCGTCACTCATTGTATGCCGATCGAGCAAAAGACATATTTGGCCCCAGAAGTAAAATATTTGTGCTCTTCTCCGCTGGCGTCTCCTGATCTGCTGCAGTATTAGCGTCCTTGCAGCAGTGATGCGTACGCTCTGTCAGTGCCAGGTAATGCATCACTGCCAATTAAGCTGGTATAGGGGATACGACATCGTGTCGACTAAACCTGGGACTAGCTGCGCCTACTGACTCCAACTGTTGGAGGAGGTCTCAGGCTCTCAGCTCTAGCTCGGTCGCTCGATGCGACAGAGTTGCAGTTGGCCTGCTCACGCACGCCGGCACAtcctccccggccggcccgTTCGTCATCACCAGCAACAACACGCCGGCAGTGCATAAACCAACACCGACCATGGACGTACGTGCGTCAGATATACTCTGATCAGATCGCAGCGAGGCCTCCTCAGTCCTCGCTGACATGGATGCTTGGACTGGACCGCCAGCTCGTCAAGCAGATGTATAGCGCACCAGCAAGAGGCGGCCTTTCCGATCCTGTAATGATGGATCCACCTCCGCCCCTGATAACAAATAATGGTAATGACGGAGACGATGATATGATCGTCCATCCTGTGATCCCTTTGTATATACATGGGCAGTCGAGGTGCCGTGGAATAGTGCATCGACGACAAGTGGGGAATTAATGTAGACATGTAGTAGTGGTTGTTATTATACGATCGACCAGCTTCATCACTATCACCTACTCCATATAAGACATGCATCATGTAGCCCATGATTTAAATATATAAGTCCATCAATGCAAATTGCAAACCCGTGTTAATTCATGCATAATGTAGAGTAGGGCTGGACGTCGAGCCACGAACTCGCGAGCTGGCTCGGCTCAACTCAGCTCAGCTCGGTGGATTTTTTAAATGAACCGAGCATATATTTTTGCTCTTTTTGTTAAATAGCCAGCTCGCGAGCTGCTCTCGAGCCAACCGTGAGCAACCGAGCTAGCAGGCTAAAGGTTGAACCTAGGGAGCCGAGGTGTCAAAGCTGAGCTGAGCCAGCCAAGTTGCTACATGTGTGGTGGATTTTAGAGTTTATAATTTTATAATTCCTATTACTATTTTTATACTTCATGTATGTTTCTTTTTTGACACAACACTTACCCCACATTTTCCTTCTAGGAGAAACGGAAATACAAGGTGTTTGTTACAGTCCCAAACTAGTTAGCGACATGGGACACGACGAGTTGTAGATTATTATCTCACCTGAGTCAAGCTACATATCTAGTTAGAGAGAAGCCCAAGGATCCCAGGCATGATTGTTTCATATATGTGCATCTGACTCGCGAGCCTAACAAGTTGGCTCAAGCTATTAaggagccgagccgagctggcTCGGCGTCCAGCCCTAATGCAGAGGGCAAAATCCTTTGAGATATAAGTGCTACAACTTTGTGGGTAAATCTGTGACTCATATAGCTAatcaaaattatatatataccttCGCTCTTAGCATGCTCGTTTTCCAACATCACTATTAGAGAATCAACATTTAGTACATGATTCACAAGCGGTACTACAAATTCGGTACTAAATGTGTCACCCTTTACTGAAAGGCACAAAAACCACTAGGCTACAGTCCCGCTTACTGTAAGAAAGTAGGGTGAATCTTTAAGATGCGTTACAGGACAAAATTATGACTACAAACAATGTGTAGATGAAACTGTTAATTACATATACATGTACTCTTCCTTCTAAAGTATATATTGTTTTAACTTTGCTCTATATCAATTTTTCAACTTTAATTATGTTTATAAAAAATGCACCTTAAATTAGTTTTATTAAATCCCTTAAATATTTCTTGATAGTatacttatttggtattataaaaattaatttatttttatacaCAATTAAAGTTAAAATGGTCCGGTTTAGGATAAAATtaaaacaatatatattttgAAACAAGTGAATGTATGAAGTAGAGTTAAATATAAAGTAAATTGCATCCATCATACACCAACATGTATTGTTATATCACTTTAGTCCAACCAGTAGCAAAATGTGCAAATGGATATGCTGCATATACGGTCACATGTATGCCTTGTGGATCTATTTTACCACCGTGGCACATGACGTGAACGAGCACTATCTATGTTCTCCCTTCTCTCATCTAAGTTTTAATTATACGCACAACCGTTGTAACCTGTGAATACTCCAGTATAGACTGATTATTAAAAATGCTTGCAGATTTAGTATGAGTATTTAACAGACGCCTCTCTCTTTGCGCGTTTGAGTTTTGTATTTAAAAACGGATGTACTAGTgcccggacgtccgataattttttttgtcgGACGCTCCGTAGCAACATTGAACAATAACTATCGAAACGTTAAAAATTAACACTTGCAACACGAGGATTGGaacacctttacgtgcatgaaacatctcgaaccgcttcgtgcaacattcaaaacagatacattacaacaacaaaaaaaagcatctcttacagcattgcaacaacgaaagaaTAAAAgaccgaaacaaagaaaacaactataaGCAAtatcatgaacaagttggtgcaaccCTTGATTGCTGGCAAGTCGGACTGTTGCAAaatagatgaaacatcaaaagccactgTTGCAACATCccaaaataactattgcaacactaggaggtacctattgcaacatggagCCGTCAGTAGGCGCGAGCTTCTACTGCTCCGGTTCGCTACGACGTCGAGCATCACGCGGAGGAGACGGAGCCCGCTCAGATCCACGACGACCAGCCTGCCCGTCGTCGGCCGAAGGAGAGGGGACGTTGCCGGATCTGGGGAGGGCGCCACCGGTCGGGGTAGGGGAGAGTCAGGGGCTTGCTTGGATCTCGCCGGGGTTGGGGAGAGGGCAGGCTGGCCACCGCCAGCCCTGTACCCACGATGCCCACACCTActagcagccgccgccggcctcgccagCACGCCCTCTGCCCGTGCGCGCCACAACGCTCGCCGGCAGCCTcgccgctgcgccgccggtCACGTCGCGCGCCTGCATGTGATGCTTGCCGCGTGGTTCAGAGAGATGGAGACGTGAGTGGTGCCTGGAGAAAGGATGAATGGATAAAGTTTGGAGTAAAATGATAAGCTATGGTTAAAAAACAAAGGGAGGGGTGTTATCGATGGGAGGCTGGCTGACCCTCACGTGGCGCACGTCCTGTCCAATATTTCCACGACGCGTCGGACGCCAGGTAGTAGCATTACTGATTTAAAAATACTATTATGAGAAACTTTGGTCAACTAACTTTCGGTCGTGGTATATTTAAACCTCTTCGCAGTCGTATGGTAGAAAAAAACACAGCACTCACTAGCTCGCATCGTATTCTTGAAAAGTAAACAGCGATGTACAGTGACGTAGGATGGTGTAGTGCTTGTCAtcaactgcaagtctgcaacggATGCACAGTGATATTCCCAAGTTAACCAGCAGGACCTTTAGGCCTTTACCTCGAGACTCGAGTTATATATGCAGCATGGCCACATGAACGAACGGCATTCTTGCTCCACTCTTAAGTCTCTAGGCTCCCACCATGAACCACCAAGAGATCCAACAAACCAAGCAACTGTCGCAACGCCAACAGCAACAAGAACTGCCGCCAGAAGATGGCGCCACCGTGCAAGATCACACGTCGCAAGACCAGCAACAACAGCGGGAGCAagccggtggcgccgccggccgccaccaccggaaCAAGCTCACAGTCCTCCCGCTCGTCTTCCTCATCTACttcgaggtcgccggcgggccgTACGGAGCCGAGCGTGCGGTCAAGGCAGCGGGCCCGCTCTTCACGCTCTTGGGCTTCCTCGTCTTCCCCTTCGCGTGGGGCGTCCCGGAGTCCCTCGTCACCGCCGAGCTCTCCGCCGCGCTCCCGGGCAACGGCGGCTTCGTCCGGTGGGCCGACCGCGCCTTCGGCCCGCTCGCCGGCTCGCTGCTCGGCACGTGGAAGTACCTCAGCTGCGTCATCAACATCGCCGCGTACCCTGCCCTCGTCGCCGACTACCTCGGCCAGGCCATCCCCGCCATGGCCGGTCCAGGCAGGGCGCGCACGGGCACGGTGGTCGGCATGACGGTGCTCCTGTCCTTCGTCAACTACACCGGCCTGAGCATCGTCGGGTGGGGCGCCGTGGCGCTGGGCTTCGTGTCCCTGGTGCCGTTCGTGCTCATGACAGGGATCGCCGTGCCCAAGGTGaggccgcggcggtgggcggcgtcGGTGAAAGGGAGGAAGGACTGGAGGCTCTTCTTCAACACGCTGTTCTGGAACCTCAACTACTGGGACAGCGCGAGCACGATggccggcgaggtggagcggcCGGAGCGGACGTTGCCGCGGGcgctggccgtggccgtggtgcTGATCGCCGCAAGCTACCTGCTGCCGCTCATGGCGGCGACCGGTGCCACGGACGCGCCGCCGGAGGCCTGGGCGAACGGCTACCTGGCCGATGCTGCAGGTACGTGTACCATGGCGCATGGCTGCGGTATGGATTGAAGGAACAGATAACGATAACATTATGAGTTATTGGGGGATAGACTCACCTTGCAAATTGGCATTCCAGAACGCAGCCAAATAGTTTGATCGAGACATTCCAGAGACCAAAATCCCCTGCGGAGATAAAATAGTAAACGGAGTTGATCTCTGCGTCGCAGGCATCATCGGAGGCTCGTGGCTCAAGTACTGGATCGAGGCCGGCGCGGTGCTGTCGTCGATCGGCATGTTCGAGGCCCAGCTGAGCAGCGGCGCGTACCAGCTGCTGGGCATGGCGGACCTTGGCCTCCTCCCGTCCGCCTTCGCCCGCCGTGCCGCCCTCTTCCGCACCCCGTgggtcgccatcgccgcctcctccgccgtcacCCTCGGCGTCTCCTTCCTCGGGTtcgacgacgtcgtcgccaCCGCCAACTTCCTCTACAGCCTCGGCACGCTGCTGGAGTTCGCCGCCTTCCTCTGGCTCCGCGCGCGCCTACCGGAGCTCAAGCGCCCCTACCGCGTGCCGCTCCCGCTGCCCGCGCTCGCGGCGATGTGCGCCGTGCCGTCGGCGTTCCTGGTGTACGTGTGCGTGGTCGCCGGTTGGCGGGTGTtctcgctcgccggcgccctgaCGGCGCTCGGCGTTGGCTTGCACGGTGCCATGATGCTGTGCAAGTCCAAGAAGTGGCTCAGGTTCCacaccgccgccgttgccgccgaTGAAGATCCCCAAGGAGATCCTGCTGCTGGGCACACAGTCTGAACTTTTTGGACCGTCACGCGCATGCATTTCTGATTTCAGAATTCAAGAACACGTAAAAAATCATCATATATGTTGAAACCAGGCGGTGCCCCAGCTTGAACGGCGGCTCTTGCCGCCGATGAAGATTGCCAAGGAGATCATGCTGCTGGGCACACAGTCTGAACTTTTTGGACCGTCACGCGCATGCATTTCTGATTTTAAAATTCAAGAACACGTAAAAAATCATCGTATATGTTGAAACTGGGCGGTGCCCCGGCTTGAACGGCATCGCTGCCGGTGAGGCGAGAACGCAGATACGCACACGAGAAAGTGGATattttggtgttgccaacgtcacaGTGTTTTCTGTTTTTCTGTTCCTCTTTATTTGGAATACAGGACCGAGTCCCACGCCACACCGCCCAGGTGCGCGACGTGCTATTTCCTTGCGACGCCACGCGACGTGCCAGCTAAGGTGCTGTGGCGCTGACCAAACACAGCACTTGGCCATGCCGTGAGCTACGCACGACTCCAGCCCACACACGACTCGTTCCTACCAGCACCACATGCAAGTACATATTTACAAAGATATGCAACGAATTTAAGCTAACAAATCACCCCCTAAATCCTTTGCACCGAGCCAACTCCGAGCTTGTTCTTCATCTCGACAAACTTGACGCGGCCAAGAGCTTTGGTCAGGACGTCTGCCAATTGCTCGGCAGTCTCCACATGATCAACCTCCACGATGCCACGGTCAATGCACTCTCTGATGTAATGAAACTTCACATCAATATGCTTGCTCCTATCATGATGAACCGGATTCTTGCTCAGAGCTATTGCTGACATGTTGTCGACTTTCAGTTTCACAATAGCTAGCTCTTTGGCTGTCAGTTCAGCAAGAAGATGACTGAGCCAAACACCCTGACATGTTGCACC encodes the following:
- the LOC101777847 gene encoding probable polyamine transporter At3g13620 is translated as MNHQEIQQTKQLSQRQQQQELPPEDGATVQDHTSQDQQQQREQAGGAAGRHHRNKLTVLPLVFLIYFEVAGGPYGAERAVKAAGPLFTLLGFLVFPFAWGVPESLVTAELSAALPGNGGFVRWADRAFGPLAGSLLGTWKYLSCVINIAAYPALVADYLGQAIPAMAGPGRARTGTVVGMTVLLSFVNYTGLSIVGWGAVALGFVSLVPFVLMTGIAVPKVRPRRWAASVKGRKDWRLFFNTLFWNLNYWDSASTMAGEVERPERTLPRALAVAVVLIAASYLLPLMAATGATDAPPEAWANGYLADAAGIIGGSWLKYWIEAGAVLSSIGMFEAQLSSGAYQLLGMADLGLLPSAFARRAALFRTPWVAIAASSAVTLGVSFLGFDDVVATANFLYSLGTLLEFAAFLWLRARLPELKRPYRVPLPLPALAAMCAVPSAFLVYVCVVAGWRVFSLAGALTALGVGLHGAMMLCKSKKWLRFHTAAVAADEDPQGDPAAGHTV